In one window of Meiothermus sp. DNA:
- a CDS encoding adenylate kinase, with protein MAEAVIFLGPPGAGKGTQAKRLASEMGFKQLSTGDILRSHVARGTELGKLAKPIMDAGKLVPDEIILGLIGAELAAMPDPKVIFDGFPRTLAQAEALDRLLQEQHIRLLGVLLVTAPEDELVRRLLGRALEEGRSDDNEETIRARMTEYRQKTQPLVDYYKKTGSLKEINGLGKVDEVYQAIQEALGVRA; from the coding sequence ATGGCAGAGGCTGTCATCTTCCTAGGCCCCCCCGGTGCGGGCAAGGGTACCCAGGCCAAGCGTCTGGCCTCCGAGATGGGGTTCAAACAGCTTTCGACAGGCGACATCTTGCGCAGCCACGTGGCCCGTGGCACCGAGCTGGGCAAGCTGGCCAAGCCCATCATGGATGCCGGGAAACTGGTTCCGGACGAGATCATTCTGGGGCTTATTGGAGCAGAACTAGCCGCCATGCCCGATCCCAAGGTCATCTTTGATGGTTTTCCCCGCACCCTGGCCCAGGCGGAAGCCCTGGATCGGCTTTTGCAAGAGCAACATATTCGCTTGCTGGGGGTTTTGCTGGTAACGGCCCCCGAAGATGAACTGGTGCGGCGCTTGCTGGGCCGGGCGCTGGAAGAAGGCCGCTCAGACGATAACGAGGAGACCATCCGGGCCCGCATGACCGAGTATCGCCAGAAAACCCAGCCCTTGGTGGATTACTATAAAAAGACCGGTAGCCTTAAGGAAATCAATGGACTGGGCAAGGTGGATGAGGTCTACCAGGCGATCCAGGAGGCTTTAGGTGTCCGGGCCTAG
- the secY gene encoding preprotein translocase subunit SecY, whose amino-acid sequence MLAAFRSALVIPELRKRILFTLLVLALYRLGTFIPTPGVDISKIRDFLGTQAGSALGLINLFSGGNFEQFSIFALGIMPYITAAIIMQLLVTVIPALEKLQKEGEEGRRIITQYTRYAGIVLGAVQGLFLATAFLGSNNGAFLLPGWEPGFFFYFVVVITQVAGIALLLWMAERITEYGIGNGTSMVIFAGIVASWLPQLGRTFGLVRTGEVNLIALLIFLAFIVLAFGAMAAVQQAERRIPVQYARKQVGRKMFGGQATYIPIKLNAAGVIPIIFAAALLQLPLFITGVFPESPVAQGVANFFTPSRFPGLLIEVLLIVGFTYVYTAVQFDPRRISENLREYGGFIPGIRPGDPTVKFLEHIVSRLTLWGAIFLGIVAALPTIMQNVTGVTTLAFHFSGISLLIVVGVALDTLRQIEAQLQMRNYEGFLSKGRLRGRTR is encoded by the coding sequence ATGCTCGCGGCCTTCCGCTCCGCGCTTGTTATTCCCGAGCTGCGTAAACGCATACTGTTTACGCTCCTGGTGCTGGCGCTGTATCGGCTGGGTACTTTTATCCCCACCCCTGGGGTGGACATCAGCAAGATCCGCGACTTCCTGGGCACCCAGGCAGGTAGCGCGCTGGGTCTCATCAACCTGTTTTCCGGTGGCAACTTCGAGCAGTTCTCGATTTTTGCCCTGGGCATCATGCCCTACATCACCGCCGCCATCATCATGCAGCTTCTGGTCACGGTAATTCCGGCCCTGGAAAAGCTGCAAAAAGAAGGGGAAGAAGGCCGTCGCATCATTACCCAGTACACCCGCTATGCCGGTATTGTCCTGGGGGCGGTACAGGGTTTGTTCCTGGCCACGGCCTTTTTGGGTTCTAACAATGGCGCTTTCCTGCTGCCCGGCTGGGAACCTGGCTTCTTCTTTTACTTTGTGGTGGTGATTACCCAGGTGGCCGGTATTGCCCTGTTGCTCTGGATGGCCGAGCGGATCACCGAGTATGGTATTGGCAATGGCACCAGTATGGTGATCTTCGCGGGCATCGTGGCTTCCTGGCTGCCGCAACTGGGCCGAACCTTTGGCCTGGTTCGTACCGGCGAGGTCAACCTGATTGCCCTTTTGATCTTCCTGGCCTTTATCGTGCTGGCCTTTGGTGCAATGGCGGCAGTGCAACAAGCCGAGCGGCGTATTCCGGTGCAATACGCCCGCAAGCAGGTAGGCCGCAAGATGTTTGGTGGGCAAGCCACGTACATCCCCATTAAACTCAACGCAGCGGGGGTCATCCCCATTATCTTTGCAGCGGCCCTGCTCCAACTCCCACTCTTTATCACCGGGGTGTTCCCCGAGTCGCCGGTAGCCCAGGGGGTCGCCAACTTTTTCACCCCCTCCCGTTTCCCCGGCTTGCTGATAGAGGTACTCCTGATTGTGGGGTTCACCTACGTCTATACCGCTGTGCAGTTCGACCCGCGCCGAATTTCGGAGAACCTACGCGAATATGGTGGTTTCATTCCCGGTATCCGTCCTGGTGACCCCACCGTGAAGTTCCTGGAACACATTGTTTCCCGCCTGACTTTGTGGGGGGCTATCTTCCTGGGCATTGTGGCGGCCCTGCCCACCATCATGCAAAACGTGACGGGCGTCACCACCCTGGCTTTCCACTTCTCGGGCATCAGTCTGTTGATTGTGGTGGGGGTTGCGCTCGATACCTTGCGCCAAATTGAGGCCCAGTTGCAGATGCGAAACTACGAGGGTTTTTTGTCCAAGGGTCGCCTGCGGGGCCGTACTCGCTAG